In one window of Methanolobus mangrovi DNA:
- a CDS encoding TIM barrel protein gives MKELMNLSLYENDMKMFDHDWGKIRNFLVRHDLDGIELFVDSSPLPDVPVDLIEGVHLPYWMGRHRAWADPSAFSQEMEEFEKVYVFGGSNREEVIDNFRRSLENAALLDASYAVFHVSYAEMAQVFTRCFDCTDHDVLETTAEFLNKAVSVYPNGEPPVRLFFENLWWPGLTFLEPMNVEYFSSLLDFDNWAFVLDTGHLMNATMKCEDEECSIDVVMDLLSTHSEDFIKRIEGMHFHCSLSGEYMRNSIGKELPAGFDDMPFHDRLLSVMEILEQMDHHMPFTSEKCSQIVDFVSPDFLTHEFVSSDLRSLDEKLSEQKRALHG, from the coding sequence ATGAAAGAACTGATGAATTTATCTCTTTATGAGAATGACATGAAAATGTTCGACCATGATTGGGGCAAAATTCGGAATTTCCTTGTCAGGCATGATCTGGATGGGATAGAACTCTTTGTGGATTCATCCCCGCTTCCTGATGTTCCAGTTGATCTCATAGAAGGTGTACATCTTCCTTACTGGATGGGCAGACATAGGGCATGGGCAGATCCTTCTGCTTTTTCCCAGGAAATGGAGGAGTTTGAGAAGGTTTACGTTTTTGGGGGGAGCAATCGTGAGGAAGTGATCGATAATTTCAGGAGATCACTTGAGAATGCCGCACTTCTGGATGCATCGTATGCAGTATTCCATGTTTCCTATGCGGAAATGGCACAGGTCTTTACACGCTGTTTTGATTGCACTGACCATGATGTGCTCGAAACAACTGCAGAATTCCTGAATAAGGCGGTATCTGTTTATCCAAACGGTGAGCCTCCGGTCCGTTTATTCTTTGAGAATCTCTGGTGGCCGGGACTTACATTCCTTGAGCCTATGAATGTTGAATATTTTTCTTCTCTTCTTGATTTTGATAACTGGGCTTTTGTGTTAGATACGGGGCATCTTATGAATGCTACAATGAAATGTGAGGATGAGGAATGTTCAATAGATGTTGTAATGGATCTGCTTTCCACTCATTCAGAAGATTTCATCAAGCGAATTGAAGGCATGCATTTCCATTGCAGCCTGTCGGGAGAATACATGCGTAATTCCATTGGGAAAGAACTTCCGGCCGGGTTTGATGATATGCCTTTCCATGACCGTTTGTTGTCTGTTATGGAAATCCTTGAACAGATGGACCATCATATGCCATTTACCAGTGAGAAGTGTTCGCAAATAGTCGATTTCGTGTCCCCTGATTTCCTTACGCACGAATTTGTTTCAAGTGACCTGCGCTCTCTCGATGAGAAGCTCTCTGAACAGAAGCGTGCATTGCATGGGTGA